GAGAGGGCGAATTTGCTGGGCACTTCGGCCTGTTGGGCGCATGGCTCATCTCCGGGCAGGTTCATTAAACTGGCGCGCATTATACGGTCTTCCCCCTGCCCTGCCTACCGCCAGTCGGGATTAAAATTTCATCAATTTTTTTCCGTTGCCGCCCGATTCACTGGCTGGAGAGCCGCCGCCCGGCCATGTAGAATGCGGGTATTGTCTACCCGCAGGCCTTTGATGCTCATGAGTGACCCAGCCTCTTCACCGACGCCACCGACGTCACCCGACAAGAAAACCCCGTGGCAGCAGCAGGGTTCGACGCCGGATTACCGCTTTTCGCTGGCCAACGAGCGCACGTTTCTGGCCTGGATCCGCACTGCGCTGGCGTTTCTGGCGGGCGCCGTCGCCATTGACCAGTTTGCGCCCACGCTGGCGCCGCCCGCCGTTCGGGGCGGCATTGCGGTGTTTCTGTCGCTGGCGGCGGCGCTGCTGGCATGGATGGCTTACCGACGCTGGGCCGATAACGAGCGGGCGATGCGCACCGGGCAAGCGCTGCCTTATACCCGCCTGCTGATTATCATCGCCAGTTGCGTGAGCGCCATTTCCGTTGCGCTGGCGTTGGTTATCCTGTTGTTGTAGGCCGCTATGATACCCCCTGACGATACCCCGCCGCGCGATCCGGGCCTACAGCCGGAACGCACTCGGCTTGCCTGGTCGCGGACCGCATTTGTGCTGCTGGTCAACAGCGTACTGCTGTTGAAAGCCGGCTCGATGAAAAGCCAGCCACTGATGCTGGTCATCGGGCTGTTTCTGCTGCTGATGACGCTAGTCACCTATATCTGGTCGCGCCTGCGGTTGCGCGCCCTGCTGCGCAGCGGCTATCCCTGTACCCGGCAATCGATGTGGATGATGCGGCTGCTGATGCTGACGGTCATGGTGACCGCATTAAGCTTGCTGGTGGGTTTCATCAACGGTTAAACACGATCGCCGCGCGTATTTTTCGTCAATACAGAAGATTTTGATCTGCCTGCCCCGACATAACCCGCCGCTATACCCTGCGGGCATTTGGAAACAGTAATTCTTAAATAACAATAAATTAAACCAACCTCACCCTATAACATCAGGTTATACCCTACCTATAAACAAGCATTCGTCAGAAAAAAAGCATCGTGGAATAGTCTTAAACATCTTCTTTTATGTCATCACTACGCAACTACGGATAAGACATCATGCTGATCCCACAACCTTACCTGCTTTTTCTTGGCGACGTGACCGACCCGCTGGCGGTAAAAACGGCGCGCGGCATTCACACCTGGCGCCCCGAACAGTGCGTAGGACAGCTGCGCCTGCCGGGCAGCACGGTGTCGCTGGGGCTCGATGATCTGGATATTCCGTCCGCCGTGGCGCGCGGCGCCAAAACGCTGGTGCTGGGCACCGCCAACGCCGGCGGTTTACTGCCGCCGCACTGGCTGGATACCGTGCGTGCCGCCATCGAAGCCGGTATGAACGTCGCCAACGGCCTGCATCAGCGCCTGATCGACGTCCCCGGCTTACAGGCACTGGCGGAGCAACATCAGGTACAGTTGTTCGATATTCGTCATATGCGCCCGGAGCTGACCGTCGGCAGCGGTAAGAAACGCAGCGGCAAACGCGTGCTGACCGTCGGCACCGACTGCTCGGTCGGCAAAATGTACACCTCGCTGGCGCTGGAATCCGCCATGCGCGCACAGGGTCTGAAAGCCGATTTCCGCGCCACCGGACAGACCGGGGTGCTGGTCGCCGGCGATGGCATCGCCATTGACGCGGTGATCGCCGACTTCATCGCCGGCGCGGCGGAAGCGCTGTCACCCGCCAACGACGATGACCATTGGGATATCGTCGAAGGTCAGGGTTCGCTGTTTCATCCGTCCTACGCCGGGGTGACCACCGGTCTTATCCACGGCGCACAGCCGCACTGGCTGGTGATGTGCCACGAAATGGGTCGTCCGCACATGCGTCACCTGCCCCATCAGCCGATGGTGGAACTGGGCGACTGCGTGGACGCCAACCTGCGCGCCGCCCGCGTCACCAACCCGGATGTACAGTTGGCCGGTTTCGCCATCAATACCTCCAACTATGGTGAACAGGCAGCGCGCGATTACTGCCGCGAACTGAGCGAACGTTTTGGCGTGCCCGCCACCGACCCGATCCGCTTCGGTATCGATGACATTGCAACGCTGCTGAAAACCCGGGGGTAAACCCATGCGACAAATGCAAATCGAAACCGTGGAACTGCCGCTGGCCCGTCCTTTCGCCATTTCCCGCGGTACCCGTACCGCCGTCACCGTGGTACGGGTGACGCTGGAAGAGCGCGGCTTTATCGGCCGGGGAGAATGCACCCCCACCGCCCACTATCAGGAAACCGCCGACAGCGTGACCCGCCAGTTGGAAACCGTGCGTCGGGTGGTAGAGAACGGCGTCGGTCTGGATGCGTTGCAGCAGCTGTTGCCGCCGGGATCGGCCCGCAACGCGCTGGACTGCGCCCTGTGGCGGCTGAACGCCGCGCTTGCCAGACAGACGCTGTGGCAGCACCTCGCCATCGCGCCGCCGCAGTCGATCATCACCGCCGAAACCCTGAGTCTCGACAGCGTGGAAAACATGGCCAATGCCGCCAAAGACGCGGTTTCCCGCGGCGCACTGCTGCTGAAAATCAAGCTCGACCGGGAACAGATTCTGGAAAAGGTAGCGGCGATTCGCCAGTCCGCGCCCAACGTGACGCTGATTGTCGACGCCAACGAAGCCTGGAGCGGGCTGGAACTGGAGCCGCTGCTGCGCCAGTTGGCCGCGCATCGCATCGCGATGGTGGAACAACCGTTGCCCGCCGGGCAGGACAGCGCGCTGGCGACGTTTGAACACGCCATTCCGGTGTGCGCCGACGAAAGCTGTCATTACCGTGGCGACATTGCCGCCCTGCGCGACCGTTACGAGATGATCAATATCAAACTGGACAAGTGCGGCGGGCTGACCGAAGCGCTGGCGATGGTGGCCGAAGCGCGCCAGTACGACATGCGCATCATGGTGGGCTGCATGCTCGGCTCCTCGCTGGCGATGGAGGCCGCCATGCCGGCGGCGCTGGCCGCCGAACACGTGGATCTGGACGGCCCGATCTGGCTGGCGGCGGACAGCTCGCCGTACCTGACCTATAACCTCGGCCGCATCTGGCTGTGACAGAACCTACCGGAGTGACGATGACGGATACCACCTCAACCGCAATCCC
The DNA window shown above is from Dickeya dadantii NCPPB 898 and carries:
- the dgcN gene encoding N-acetyltransferase DgcN, encoding MLIPQPYLLFLGDVTDPLAVKTARGIHTWRPEQCVGQLRLPGSTVSLGLDDLDIPSAVARGAKTLVLGTANAGGLLPPHWLDTVRAAIEAGMNVANGLHQRLIDVPGLQALAEQHQVQLFDIRHMRPELTVGSGKKRSGKRVLTVGTDCSVGKMYTSLALESAMRAQGLKADFRATGQTGVLVAGDGIAIDAVIADFIAGAAEALSPANDDDHWDIVEGQGSLFHPSYAGVTTGLIHGAQPHWLVMCHEMGRPHMRHLPHQPMVELGDCVDANLRAARVTNPDVQLAGFAINTSNYGEQAARDYCRELSERFGVPATDPIRFGIDDIATLLKTRG
- a CDS encoding YidH family protein, whose protein sequence is MLMSDPASSPTPPTSPDKKTPWQQQGSTPDYRFSLANERTFLAWIRTALAFLAGAVAIDQFAPTLAPPAVRGGIAVFLSLAAALLAWMAYRRWADNERAMRTGQALPYTRLLIIIASCVSAISVALALVILLL
- a CDS encoding DUF202 domain-containing protein encodes the protein MIPPDDTPPRDPGLQPERTRLAWSRTAFVLLVNSVLLLKAGSMKSQPLMLVIGLFLLLMTLVTYIWSRLRLRALLRSGYPCTRQSMWMMRLLMLTVMVTALSLLVGFING
- the dgcA gene encoding N-acetyl-D-Glu racemase DgcA, which encodes MRQMQIETVELPLARPFAISRGTRTAVTVVRVTLEERGFIGRGECTPTAHYQETADSVTRQLETVRRVVENGVGLDALQQLLPPGSARNALDCALWRLNAALARQTLWQHLAIAPPQSIITAETLSLDSVENMANAAKDAVSRGALLLKIKLDREQILEKVAAIRQSAPNVTLIVDANEAWSGLELEPLLRQLAAHRIAMVEQPLPAGQDSALATFEHAIPVCADESCHYRGDIAALRDRYEMINIKLDKCGGLTEALAMVAEARQYDMRIMVGCMLGSSLAMEAAMPAALAAEHVDLDGPIWLAADSSPYLTYNLGRIWL